TCATTCTAAGACAATATATGAATGCTCCAAAAAGCAATTTTGCGAAAGTATATATCAACAATGCCTACTATGGCCTGATGCAGAACACTGAAGACATCGATAAAAGGTTTGTCATTAAAAATTACCTGAGCTCCTATAATACTTTTGTAAAATGCAATCCTGAATCAATCGGTGGAAGTATTGGCAATGGTTCAAACCTGGAGTTTTTGGGATTCAATAAAGCAAGCTATACCAGTAAGTATGATGTGGAGTCTGATACAGGTTGGTCAGCATTCATGGATTTATTGCATTCGATCAATCAGGATTTTGAGCGTTTTGAGCAGATTGTGGATATCGATAAGGTGATTTGGATGTTGGCATTCAACAATGTTCTGGTCAATCTGGACAGTTACTCCGGTTCTTTCAGACAAAATTATTTTCTTTACCAAAATCATCATGGCATCTGGATACCTACGATATGGGATCTCAACATGTGCTTTGGAGGATTTGCCACACCGGGTGGAATCACCTCGGTTTTAACCCCTGCTACCATGCAAACCATGCCGTTTAATTTACACCGCAATGAATCCGGCTGGCCATTAATTTTTAAATTGCTCAATGAGCCATATTATTACAAAATGTACCTTGCTCATATGAGAACCATTTTGAATGAGAATTTTGTACAGGGACAGTTCAAAGATCTGGCCAATCAACTGCACCAAATGATTGATCAGGAAGTTAAAAATGATCCAAATTCTTTGGTCGCTCACGATCAGTTCTCACGTGCACTGACCGAAAATACTCCGGGCTACAATGGTGCTCCTGCCTCACCCGGCTTATTTCCTTTAATGGATGGCAGAGCCAATTATTTGCGCAATGTTTTGTCGTCAACCCCTCCGGCAATTGAGACGCCCCTTGTAAATTCTGCGCGCAGTTTTATGAGCACTGTTACAATTTCTGCTCGTGTCACCAATGCAACCAAAGTATTTCTTTTTTACAGAAACAAATTATCTGATTCATTTATCAAACTTGAAATGAAAGATGATGGAATGCACGGTGATGGAATGGCAAATGACCAGATTTATGCAGAAAGTTTTCTTTTAAATTCCGCGACGGCACAATATTATGTATATGCAGAAAATACCAATACCGGCCAATTCATGCCGGAAAGAGCTGCCCACGAATTTTATTCGATTGATGCCATAACACGCAGTGCAACTGCTGAAGATTTGGCCATCAATGAATACCAAAGTTCTAACAATGACATCATTTACAATGAAAAAGCAAATTTTGCGGATTGGATCGAAATTTACAATAAGTCAAGTGATATTCTATCCCTGGAGGAAATTTCTTTGTCAGACGATCCTTCTAAAAATAAGAAGTGGAACTTTGGGGCAGGACAATATATTCTTCCCAATGAATACAAGCTGGTCTGGGCAGACGATGAAAATGCGAATTATCTGGATCCCCATACCAACTTTAAGCTTGGAAACAATGATGCATTTCTTTCTATGAGTCATTCCGGTAAAATTATTTACGCCAATACCTACGGATCTATTCCTTCGAACAAGTCTTTGGGTCGATGTCCAGATGGGACAGGCCGATTTTTTATCTTGGACAGAGCCACTCCAAGAGAAAAGAATGCTTGTGCGACAGATAATGAAAATCTTCAGGATATCCTCTCCGTCAAGATTTTTCCCAATCCAGCCACTTCTTTTTTATCCATAGAAAGCGAAGATCCTTTTCTGCAGACTGAGATCATTGATTTAGCCGGCAAGAC
This window of the Saprospiraceae bacterium genome carries:
- a CDS encoding CotH kinase family protein, with the translated sequence MNYASLFFGFILLVFLPTAKAQEFYDLDEIQTIRIYFSSSNWKQQMDTAKAGEEGYTLADSVILNQKRFLNCGVKFKGNSTYSVNRNKNPLHIKLDFVNSADYQGYDDIKLSNGWSDNSMIREPLAYFILRQYMNAPKSNFAKVYINNAYYGLMQNTEDIDKRFVIKNYLSSYNTFVKCNPESIGGSIGNGSNLEFLGFNKASYTSKYDVESDTGWSAFMDLLHSINQDFERFEQIVDIDKVIWMLAFNNVLVNLDSYSGSFRQNYFLYQNHHGIWIPTIWDLNMCFGGFATPGGITSVLTPATMQTMPFNLHRNESGWPLIFKLLNEPYYYKMYLAHMRTILNENFVQGQFKDLANQLHQMIDQEVKNDPNSLVAHDQFSRALTENTPGYNGAPASPGLFPLMDGRANYLRNVLSSTPPAIETPLVNSARSFMSTVTISARVTNATKVFLFYRNKLSDSFIKLEMKDDGMHGDGMANDQIYAESFLLNSATAQYYVYAENTNTGQFMPERAAHEFYSIDAITRSATAEDLAINEYQSSNNDIIYNEKANFADWIEIYNKSSDILSLEEISLSDDPSKNKKWNFGAGQYILPNEYKLVWADDENANYLDPHTNFKLGNNDAFLSMSHSGKIIYANTYGSIPSNKSLGRCPDGTGRFFILDRATPREKNACATDNENLQDILSVKIFPNPATSFLSIESEDPFLQTEIIDLAGKTLVNKTDQRTIPLQDFDSGIFLIKTTDSSGRASWFKFLKL